One stretch of Centroberyx gerrardi isolate f3 chromosome 13, fCenGer3.hap1.cur.20231027, whole genome shotgun sequence DNA includes these proteins:
- the LOC139929263 gene encoding C-C motif chemokine 20-like encodes MAPRGMVTVTTVLLCCILGLLRPTPAASARVCCMSYTKTPVAVHFIKGYKEQTPWENCHISAIIFYTIKNKRVCATSKDEWVRKALAQLSARLKKLSKANPATGGAVMMRSAGSGSFFNGTNEGIISNSTETLY; translated from the exons ATGGCTCCCAGAGGTATGGTCACCGTGACAACCGTGCTCCTCTGCTGCATACTGGGCCTGCTCAGACCGACTCCAGCTGCCT ctgctcGTGTCTGTTGTATGAGTTACACCAAGACGCCTGTGGCCGTCCACTTTATAAAGGGCTACAAAGAACAAACCCCCTGGGAAAACTGCCACATCTCTGCGATCAT TTTCTACACGATTAAGAACAAGAGGGTGTGCGCCACCTCCAAGGATGAGTGGGTGAGGAAAGCTCTGGCCCAACTCAG tGCAAGACTGAAGAAGCTGTCCAAAGCCAATCCTGCCACAGGTGGAGCCGTGATGATGAGAAGTGCTGGAAGTGGATCTTTCTTCAACGGGACCAACGAAGGCATCATCTCCAACAGCACTGAAACTCTCTATTAG